In Oryza glaberrima chromosome 8, OglaRS2, whole genome shotgun sequence, the following are encoded in one genomic region:
- the LOC127783026 gene encoding flavonoid O-methyltransferase-like protein Os11g0303600, which yields MALLVESTLLASPPETPLKTSWLAISMEKIQVTTPMTDSSFNPEFLQAHAELWNLTFSYLKAMALECAIKLGIPNAIHRCGGSASLSELVISFPVPETRKPHLPRLMRFLAAVGVFSLDNPTIDEEVTEKGMGIYRLTPLSRLLVDGSIGGIGGHGSLSPFVLSQTTKYHVSAAMNLSDWFMTEDKEVAIEMPFRAAHGTDLWGVMSRDANMNEVFNAGMGSDSRLAINFIISKCGEVFEGISSLVDVGGGTGTTARAIAKAFPHIKCSVLDLPNVIDTIMVDGIVEYIAGDMMEQIPPTDAVLLKYILHDWNDEDCVRILKQCRNAIHAQKPGGKVIIIDIVVGSPSKDMFEAQVSFDLLMMVITSGKERDQHEWHKIFMDAGFSHYKTRPVLGFLAITELYP from the exons ATGGCGCTGCTAGTGGAATCGACGCTTCTCGCCTCGCCACCGGAAACACCCCTA AAAACATCTTGGCTAGCAATTTCCATGGAGAAAATCCAAGTGACCACACCCATGACAGACTCCTCGTTCAATCCGGAGTTTCTGCAAGCACATGCAGAGCTTTGGAATCTCACCTTTAGCTACCTGAAAGCCATGGCGCTTGAGTGTGCTATCAAGCTTGGGATCCCCAACGCCATTCATCGTTGTGGTGGTTCTGCCTCACTATCGGAACTGGTCATCTCCTTTCCAGTGCCTGAGACCAGAAAGCCTCATCTGCCTCGCCTCATGAGGTTTCTTGCCGCGGTAGGTGTTTTTTCCCTCGATAACCCAACTATTGATGAAGAGGTAACCGAGAAAGGCATGGGCATATACCGCCTCACACCATTGTCTCGCCTCCTTGTGGATGGTAGCATTGGTGGCATCGGTGGGCATGGAAGCCTCTCTCCGTTTGTGCTCTCCCAAACCACCAAGTATCATGTGTCTGCAGCTATGAATCTATCTGACTGGTTCATGACTGAGGACAAAGAGGTTGCCATAGAGATGCCATTTAGGGCTGCTCATGGCACAGACTTGTGGGGTGTTATGAGTCGTGATGCTAACATGAATGAGGTGTTCAATGCTGGCATGGGTTCCGATAGTCGTCTTGCAATCAATtttattattagcaaatgtGGTGAGGTGTTTGAGGGGATTAGCTCATTGGTTGATGTTGGTGGTGGTACTGGCACAACAGCAAGAGCCATTGCTAAGGCTTTCCCACATATCAAGTGCTCGGTACTGGATCTTCCAAATGTAATCGATACTATCATGGTGGATGGCATAGTTGAGTATATTGCAGGTGACATGATGGAACAAATCCCACCAACTGATGCCGTTCTGCTCAAG TATATTCTACATGACTGGAACGATGAGGATTGTGTAAGGATCCTAAAACAATGTAGAAATGCTATTCATGCTCAGAAACCAGGAGGAAAAGTTATTATCATCGACATAGTGGTTGGATCCCCTTCTAAAGACATGTTTGAAGCTCAAGTTTCATTTGATCTATTGATGATGGTGATAACATCAGGCAAGGAACGTGATCAGCATGAATGGCATAAGATATTCATGGATGCGGGATTTAGTCATTACAAGACAAGGCCTGTTTTGGGGTTTTTGGCCATCACTGAGCTCTATCCGTAG